In one Nicotiana tomentosiformis chromosome 6, ASM39032v3, whole genome shotgun sequence genomic region, the following are encoded:
- the LOC104096687 gene encoding uncharacterized protein isoform X2 codes for MATSQLSDLIFRPSLHRRTNFRQCHPTSVFLTPPKNIKTKTLKYDRKIKWLIKFSLVDKQSPTKKPTVDMNQLVEFLYEDLPHLFDDQGIDRKAYDDYVKFRDPITKHDSIDGYLFNIAMLKQLFKPDFQLHWAKQTGPYEITTRWTMVMKFILLPWKPELVFTGTSVMGVNPETNKFNSHVDYWDSIKNNDYFSVEGLLEVIKQLRIYKTPDLETPSYQILRRTATYEVRKYDPFIVVETEGDKLAGNRGFNDVAGYIFGKNSATEKIPMTTPVFTQAFDAEKSKVSIQIVLPSDKSLSSLPAPNQEGISLRKTEGGIAAALKFSGKPTDDVVREKEKQLRSSLIKDGLKPQSDCMLARYNDPGRTWKFIMRNEVLIWLEDFKLD; via the exons ATGGCCACCTCACAACTTTCCGACCTCATTTTCCGGCCATCACTTCACAGGCGAACCAATTTCCGGCAATGCCACCCTACTTCAGTCTTTCTCACTCctccaaaaaatatcaaaacaaaaaCTCTTAAATATGACAGAAAAATTAAGTGGTTAATTAAGTTTAGTTTAGTTGATAAACAGAGCCCAACCAAAAAACCAACAGTTGATATGAACCAATTAGTGGAATTTTTATATGAGGATTTACCTCATCTTTTTGATGATCAAGGTATTGATCGTAAGGCATATGATGATTATGTGAAGTTTAGGGATCCAATTACAAAACATGATTCAATTGATGGCTATTTGTTTAATATTGCCATGTTGAAACAGTTGTTTAAGCCTGATTTTCAGCTGCATTGGGCTAAACAG ACAGGACCCTATGAAATAACTACAAGGTGGACAATGGTAATGAAGTTCATTCTTCTTCCATGGAAACCTGAATTAGTCTTCACCGGCACTTCTGTTATGGGCGTCAATCCTGAAACAAACAAATTTAACAGCCATGTG GACTACTGGGATTCAATTAAGAATAACGATTATTTTTCTGTAGAAGGTCTGCTGGAGGTCATAAAACAG TTAAGGATTTACAAGACTCCGGATTTGGAAACACCTAGTTATCAGATATTAAGAAGAACAGCAACTTACGAG GTCAGGAAATATGATCCGTTTATAGTTGTAGAAACAGAAGGTGACAAACTCGCAGGAAATAGAGGTTTCAATGATGTTGCGGG GTACATATTTGGCAAAAATTCAGCGACAGAGAAGATACCGATGACTACTCCTGTCTTCACTCAGGCATTCGATGCTGAAAAATCTAAAGTGTCAATCCAGATAGTTCTTCCATCGGATAAATCTTTGAGCAG CTTACCAGCTCCCAATCAAGAAGGTATAAGCTTAAGGAAAACGGAAGGAGGCATCGCTGCTGCATTAAAATTTAGTGGAAAACCAACTGATGATGTTGTTCGAGAAAAGGAGAAACAACTCAGATCAAGTCTTATTAAGGACGGTCTCAAACCTCAATCGGATTGTATGCTTGCTCGCTACAATGATCCTGGTCGAACGTGGAAGTTTATAATG AGGAATGAAGTTCTTATATGGCTTGAGGATTTCAAGCTGGATTAA
- the LOC104096687 gene encoding uncharacterized protein isoform X1 translates to MATSQLSDLIFRPSLHRRTTFRQCHPTSVFLTPPKNIKTKTHKYDRKIKCLIKFSLVDKQSPTKKPTVDMNQLVEFLYEDLPHLFDDQGIDRKAYDDYVKYRDPITKHDSIDGYLFNIAMLKQLFRPDFQLHWAKQTGPYEITTRWTMVMKFILLPWKPELVFTGTSVMGVNPETNKFNSHVDYWDSIKNNDYFSVEGLLEVIKQLRIYKTPDLETPSYQILRRTATYEVRKYDPFIVVETEGDKLAGNRGFNDVAGYIFGKNSATEKIPMTTPVFTQAFDAEKSKVSIQIVLPSDKSLSSLPAPNQEGISLRKTEGGIAAALKFSGKPTDDVVREKEKQLRSSLIKDGLKPQSDCMLARYNDPGRTWKFIMRNEVLIWLEDFKLD, encoded by the exons ATGGCCACCTCACAACTTTCCGACCTCATTTTCCGGCCATCACTTCACCGGCGCACCACTTTCCGGCAATGCCACCCTACTTCAGTCTTTCTCACTCctccaaaaaatatcaaaacaaaaaCTCATAAATATGACAGAAAAATCAAGTGTTTAATTAAGTTTAGTTTAGTTGATAAACAGAGCCCAACCAAAAAACCAACAGTTGATATGAACCAATTAGTGGAATTTTTATATGAGGATTTGCCTCATCTTTTTGATGATCAAGGTATTGATCGTAAGGCATATGATGATTATGTGAAGTATAGGGATCCAATTACAAAACATGATTCAATTGATGGCTATTTGTTTAATATTGCAATGTTGAAACAGTTGTTTAGGCCTGATTTTCAGCTGCATTGGGCTAAACAG ACAGGACCCTATGAAATAACTACAAGGTGGACAATGGTAATGAAGTTCATTCTTCTTCCATGGAAACCTGAATTAGTCTTCACCGGCACTTCTGTTATGGGCGTCAATCCTGAAACAAACAAATTTAACAGCCATGTG GACTACTGGGATTCAATTAAGAATAACGATTATTTTTCTGTAGAAGGTCTGCTGGAGGTCATAAAACAG TTAAGGATTTACAAGACTCCGGATTTGGAAACACCTAGTTATCAGATATTAAGAAGAACAGCAACTTACGAG GTCAGGAAATATGATCCGTTTATAGTTGTAGAAACAGAAGGTGACAAACTCGCAGGAAATAGAGGTTTCAATGATGTTGCGGG GTACATATTTGGCAAAAATTCAGCGACAGAGAAGATACCGATGACTACTCCTGTCTTCACTCAGGCATTCGATGCTGAAAAATCTAAAGTGTCAATCCAGATAGTTCTTCCATCGGATAAATCTTTGAGCAG CTTACCAGCTCCCAATCAAGAAGGTATAAGCTTAAGGAAAACGGAAGGAGGCATCGCTGCTGCATTAAAATTTAGTGGAAAACCAACTGATGATGTTGTTCGAGAAAAGGAGAAACAACTCAGATCAAGTCTTATTAAGGACGGTCTCAAACCTCAATCGGATTGTATGCTTGCTCGCTACAATGATCCTGGTCGAACGTGGAAGTTTATAATG AGGAATGAAGTTCTTATATGGCTTGAGGATTTCAAGCTGGATTAA
- the LOC104096687 gene encoding heme-binding-like protein At3g10130, chloroplastic isoform X3 gives MVMKFILLPWKPELVFTGTSVMGVNPETNKFNSHVDYWDSIKNNDYFSVEGLLEVIKQLRIYKTPDLETPSYQILRRTATYEVRKYDPFIVVETEGDKLAGNRGFNDVAGYIFGKNSATEKIPMTTPVFTQAFDAEKSKVSIQIVLPSDKSLSSLPAPNQEGISLRKTEGGIAAALKFSGKPTDDVVREKEKQLRSSLIKDGLKPQSDCMLARYNDPGRTWKFIMRNEVLIWLEDFKLD, from the exons ATGGTAATGAAGTTCATTCTTCTTCCATGGAAACCTGAATTAGTCTTCACCGGCACTTCTGTTATGGGCGTCAATCCTGAAACAAACAAATTTAACAGCCATGTG GACTACTGGGATTCAATTAAGAATAACGATTATTTTTCTGTAGAAGGTCTGCTGGAGGTCATAAAACAG TTAAGGATTTACAAGACTCCGGATTTGGAAACACCTAGTTATCAGATATTAAGAAGAACAGCAACTTACGAG GTCAGGAAATATGATCCGTTTATAGTTGTAGAAACAGAAGGTGACAAACTCGCAGGAAATAGAGGTTTCAATGATGTTGCGGG GTACATATTTGGCAAAAATTCAGCGACAGAGAAGATACCGATGACTACTCCTGTCTTCACTCAGGCATTCGATGCTGAAAAATCTAAAGTGTCAATCCAGATAGTTCTTCCATCGGATAAATCTTTGAGCAG CTTACCAGCTCCCAATCAAGAAGGTATAAGCTTAAGGAAAACGGAAGGAGGCATCGCTGCTGCATTAAAATTTAGTGGAAAACCAACTGATGATGTTGTTCGAGAAAAGGAGAAACAACTCAGATCAAGTCTTATTAAGGACGGTCTCAAACCTCAATCGGATTGTATGCTTGCTCGCTACAATGATCCTGGTCGAACGTGGAAGTTTATAATG AGGAATGAAGTTCTTATATGGCTTGAGGATTTCAAGCTGGATTAA
- the LOC104096686 gene encoding 3-ketoacyl-CoA synthase 11-like: MTETKATTPLIPPSSQKLPDYNKSVKLKYVKLGYHYLITHGMYLLLTPLVVIIVAHMSTLTPQDLSELWDNLQYNLISVISCSTLIVFVSTIYFLTRPRPVYLVDFNCYKPGEAHKCTMQTFMDQSRLTGAFSEENLEFQRRILQRSGLGDNTYFPEALLNVPPNPSLKEARKEAETVMFGAIDGLLAKTNVKTKDIGILIVNCSLFNPTPSLSAMIINHYKLRGNIASYNLGGMGCSAGVVSIDLAKKLLQVHPNTYALIVSTENITLNWYLGNDRSKLVSNCLFRMGGAAILLSNKWTERRRSKYQLLHAVRTNKGADDKCFASVTQEEDANGKLGVSLSKELMAVAGDALKTNITTLGPLVLPISEQLLFFATLVGRKLFKIKLKPYIPDFKLAFEHFCIHAGGRAVLDEIEKNLHLSEWHLEPSRMTLYRFGNTSSSSLWYELAYTEAKGRVRRGERVWQIGFGSGFKCNSAVWKALRTIKPAKEVINPWIDEIEKFPVDVPKVANF, from the coding sequence ATGACAGAAACAAAAGCAACTACACCCTTGATACCACCCTCATCACAGAAGCTACCAGATTACAACAAGTCAGTTAAGTTGAAATATGTAAAACTTGGTTACCATTACCTAATTACACATGGAATGTACCTCTTATTAACTCCTCTAGTGGTTATTATTGTTGCTCATATGTCAACATTAACTCCTCAAGATCTTTCTGAATTGTGGGATAATCTTCAATACAATCTTATCTCTGTGATTTCATGTTCCACACTCATAGTATTTGTATCAACAATCTACTTCTTAACCCGTCCTCGCCCTGTATACCTCGTGGATTTCAACTGCTACAAGCCTGGTGAAGCTCATAAATGCACAATGCAGACTTTTATGGACCAGTCTAGATTAACTGGTGCGTTTTCGGAGGAGAATCTTGAGTTCCAGCGTAGAATCCTTCAACGATCAGGCCTCGGGGATAACACGTACTTTCCCGAGGCTTTGCTCAATGTACCTCCAAATCCATCACTAAAAGAAGCTAGAAAAGAAGCAGAGACAGTTATGTTTGGTGCCATTGATGGTCTATTGGCAAAAACGAACGTGAAAACGAAGGACATTGGAATCTTGATTGTAAACTGCAGCCTGTTTAATCCGACCCCCTCCTTGTCTGCTATGATCATTAACCATTACAAGCTTAGAGGGAATATAGCTAGCTATAATTTAGGTGGAATGGGGTGCAGTGCAGGTGTAGTTTCTATTGATCTTGCTAAGAAACTACTTCAAGTACATCCAAATACATACGCGTTGATCGTTAGCACAGAGAATATAACACTGAATTGGTATCTTGGAAATGATAGATCAAAGTTAGTGTCAAATTGTTTGTTTAGAATGGGAGGTGCAGCTATACTACTTTCAAATAAATGGacagaaagaagaagatcaaaatACCAACTTTTGCATGCTGTTCGTACGAATAAAGGTGCAGACGATAAGTGTTTCGCTTCTGTGACTCAAGAAGAGGATGCTAATGGGAAACTAGGCGTTTCCTTATCGAAAGAGCTAATGGCAGTGGCTGGAGATGCATTGAAAACTAATATTACTACCCTTGGACCCCTTGTATTACCAATATCAGAACAATTGCTTTTCTTTGCTACACTAGTTGGAAGGAAGCTTTTTAAAATTAAACTCAAGCCTTATATTCCCGATTTCAAACTAGCGTTCGAGCATTTCTGCATTCATGCTGGTGGAAGAGCTGTGTTAGATGAAATAGAGAAGAATTTGCATCTTAGTGAATGGCACTTAGAACCATCAAGAATGACATTGTATCGTTTTGGCAACACGTCGAGCAGCTCTCTTTGGTACGAGTTGGCTTATACAGAAGCTAAGGGAAGAGTAAGGAGAGGTGAAAGAGTGTGGCAGATAGGTTTTGGTTCAGGATTTAAGTGTAACAGTGCTGTTTGGAAGGCATTGAGAACTATAAAACCAGCAAAGGAAGTGATCAACCCTTGGATTGATGAGATAGAAAAGTTTCCTGTGGATGTTCCAAAGGTAGCAAACTTTTGA